The following proteins are co-located in the Phaenicophaeus curvirostris isolate KB17595 chromosome 12, BPBGC_Pcur_1.0, whole genome shotgun sequence genome:
- the BLOC1S6 gene encoding biogenesis of lysosome-related organelles complex 1 subunit 6, producing MSLSGRPERGEAAGDAARSLGLSDASPDEGVVEDLPLIDEKAVEQLTEGLISHYLPDLQRSKSALQELTQNQVVLLDTLEQEISKFKECNYILDIDALFSEAKHYHSKLVNIRNDMMMLHEKTSKLKKRALKLQQKRQKEELEREQQREKELEREKQLTAKPARRT from the exons ATGAGCCTCTCCGGGAGGCCGGAgcggggggaggcggcgggcgACGCCGCTCGCTCGCTGG GTCTTAGTGATGCATCTCCAGATGAAGGAGTAGTAGAAGATCTGCCTTTGATAGATGAGAAAGCTGTGGAGCAGCTAACTGAAGGATTGATTTCTCATTATCTGCCTGATCTCCAGCGATCAAAATCAGCACTACAGGAACTTAC acaGAACCAAGTGGTATTACTAGACACATTAGAACAAGAGATTTCTAAATTCAAGGAATGTAACTACATTCTTGATATTGATGCCTTG TTTTCAGAAGCTAAACACTATCACAGCAAGTTAGTGAATATTAGAAATGATATGATGATGCTCCATGAAAAGACATCAAAGTTAAAA aaaagagcacttaagttacaacagaagaggcagaaggaagagcTTGAACGAGAACAGCAACGTGAGAAGGAACTTGAGAGAGAGAAGCAGTTAACGGCAAAACCTGCTAGGAGGACGTGA